The sequence CTTTGGTCAGTACCGCCACCACGCCGAACAGCACCCCAACCGCAGCGGCGATCAGCACCGCACGCTGACGCCCTTCGGTACGGGCGCCGCCCACCACACAGCCCAATACCACCACAACGCACAACACGGTGGCGAGGATCCAGACGGCGGGCACGGGCCGGTAGTTGCCCGGCTGAACACGTGCCACCAGCACGAACACCGCAAGCCCGAAGGTCAGCACCAGTGCCCATACCCAGTCGTGCGTCGTGACGCGACGGTGGGCCATGCGGGCACTCATCGGAAGGGCGAACAGCAGCGCCGAAACCAGCAGTGGCACCACCAGGATCAGTGAACCCCAGGTCAACGCCAGCGCCTGGAAGCCGTAGCCGGTCGCCGCCACCGCGGTACCAGCCCACCACAGGCGGTTGCGCAGCAGCTTTTTGAACATCGTCGTGCTGACGCCCTCATCCTGGGGGATGGTCAGCGTCGCGCGCTGTCGGATCACGATCCCGAGCGCTGAGGTCACTGCGGCAGCCAGGGCCAGCAGAATGACGACCCACTCGGGCATGAATCTCCTTCGCGACAGGGAACGACTTACTCACCGGATACCCAATCACACCCGTAGCGCTCGTCTATGGTTTGGCGGGTGAAGAGCGAGGGCGTCCTCGACGGCAAGGTGGCCATCGTCACTGGCACCAGTCGTGGTGTCGGTGTCGGGATCGCGCACGAACTGCTCCGTGCGGGCGCCACCGTGATCGGCTGTTCGCGGTCGCGGCTCGACGCACTTCCCGGTGCCGACCAGAACGAAGCATGGCTGCAGCGCAGCGCCCAGATGGTCTGTGACCAAGGGGATTTCCGCGCCATCGACGCCATGGTCGGGCAAGTGTCAGACACCTACGGCCACATCGACATCCTGGTCAACAACGCCGGTGGCACCGTGCCGACGCCGAATGTCGAGGACGTACCGGAGTTGGTCAGCAAGATCCAGGGTGCGCCGCGCGTCGAAGACGACTACGAGCGGACCGCCCTTTTTCACGCCTTCGCCGTCCAGATGAACCTGATCAGCCCGCTGTGGTTCGCCCTTCGCGTCTATCGGCAGATGCGCACCCAGGACGGCATCGGCTCCATCATCAACATCTCCAGCGGTGCCGGTCACCCGGCGGGCTCACCCACGCTGGTGTCCTACGGCGCGGCGAAGGCGGGGCTCAACCATCTCACCCGGTCGCTGGCCGAGGAGTGGGGGCCGCATGCGCGCGTCAACAGCTTGGCCCTCGGGCCGACGATGACCGACAACTTCCGCTCCATCGTGCTTCCGAAAGACGATCCGCACGGAGAGGCGTACTTCCGCAACGTTCCGCTGCGCCGCGCCGGGGAACCCGCCGAAGTGGGCCGCGTCTGCGTGTTCCTGTGCAGCGGCGCCGCCGACTTCGTCAACGGCACCACGATCGAGATCGACGGCGGCATGCTGCCCGGTGTGCTGTACGACGCGGGCCTGAAGACGATCACCGACCTGCTGTAGAGCCCAGTGAACATCTTCTGGCGGCGCTCGGCAGGGCGGCGGCGACCCCCGCCCGTAGACTGAGCAGGTGCAGCCCGCAGCCCCGCGCCCCGTCCTCGTGGTCGACTTCGGAGCGCAGTACGCGCAGCTGATCGCGCGTCGCGTCCGTGAGGCGCGGGTGTATTCGGAGGTCGTACCCCACACCGCGTCGATCGACGAAATCAAGGCAAGGGACCCGCAGGCGATCGTGTTGTCCGGTGGTCCGTCGAGCGTGTATGTGGAGGGTGCTCCGCAGCTTGACCCCGGCGTGTTCGACCTCGGGGTCCCTGTGTTCGGCATCTGTTACGGGTTTCAGGCGATGGCGCAGACCCTCGGCGGTACCGTGGCCCGCACGGGCACCAGCGAGTACGGCCGCACGGAACTGAATGTGTCGGGTGGGCAATTGCATTCGGAGCTGCCCGAGCGTCAGCCGGTGTGGATGAGCCACGGCGACGCCGTCACCGCCGCGCCGGAGGGTTTCGACGTGGTGGCCAGCAGCGCGGGCGCACCCGTCGCGGGTTTCGAGAATCCGGCACGCGGGCTCGCCGGCGTCCAGTACCACCCCGAGGTGATGCACAGCCCGCACGGCCAGCAGGTGCTGAGCCGGTTTCTGCACGAGTTCGCGGGCATCGACTCGACGTGGACGCCGGCGAACATCGCCGACACCCTGGTCGAGCAGGTGCGCAGCCAGATCGGCGAGGGAAGGGCGATCTGCGGCCTTTCCGGCGGAGTGGACTCGGCCGTCGCCGCAGCCCTCGTCCAACGCGCCATCGGTGACCGGTTGACCTGTGTGTTCGTCGATCACGGCCTGCTGCGGGAAGGCGAGCGGGCGCAGGTACAACGTGACTTCGTCGCGGCGACGGGCGCCAACCTGGTCACCGTCGACGTCGCCGACAGATTCCTGCAGGCGCTGTCGGGCGTGACCAATCCCGAGGGCAAACGCAAGATCATCGGCCGCGAGTTCATCCGGGCGTTCGAGGGCGCGGTCCGAGACATCGTGGACGACACCGGTTCTGAGGTCGACTTCCTGGTGCAGGGCACGCTCTACCCCGACGTGGTCGAGTCCGGCGGCGGCTCAGGCACCGCGAACATCAAGAGCCATCACAATGTCGGCGGCCTTCCCGACGACCTGACGTTCACGCTCGTCGAGCCCCTGCGTCTGTTGTTCAAGGACGAGGTTCGCGCCGTCGGCCGCGAGCTCGGACTGCCGGAGGAAATCGTTGCCCGCCAACCCTTCCCGGGTCCCGGACTGGGAATTCGCATCATCGGCGAGGTGACGAAGGACCGGCTGGACACGCTGCGCCGCGCCGATGCGATCGCGCGCGAGGAACTCACCGCGGCGGGCCTGGACAACCAGATCTGGCAGTGCCCGGTGGTGCTGCTGGCCGACATCCGGTCGGTCGGTGTGCAGGGCGACGGCCGCACCTACGGGCACCCGATCGTGCTGCGCCCGGTGTCCAGCGAGGACGCGATGACCGCCGACTGGACGCGGGTGCCGTATGAGGTGCTCGAACGTATCTCCACCCGCATCACCAACGAAGTGCCCGAAGTGAACCGGGTCGCGCTGGACGTCACCAGCAAGCCGCCGGGCACCATCGAGTGGGAGTGATCAGCCTTCCGGCGAGGCGTCCCCGTCGGCTTCCTTCGCGATGAAATCGCCAAGGATTTGACCGACCGCGGACTCGATGGTCGACTCGATCGAGAACGCCAACGTCGCCGACACTGCGGACACCGCTTGGGTGCGGAACCGCACCAGCATGGTCAGCAGTTCGGCTATTTCGGTGTCCGGCGGCAGCGCCTCGCCGGGCTTGATGCGATCAACGACCTCTTCGATGCCCGCCTGCACCAGGATTCCGCTGATCTGGTCGATGATCGGGGCGATCTGCTCGTGCAGATCGATGAGCTTGTCGGTGGCAACGCCGTACTGACGGATGTCGTTGAACGCCTCGATCAACGTGGGCCGCACGATGACGGCCTCGCCGTCCTCGAGCCGGATGACGCCGAGACCGACCATCCGGTCGAACCCAGGGTCGTCGTCGACCAACCGCTTGGCGTCGGCGACGCTCATCCGCTCCGGCTTCTCGGTGGCCCAGCTGCCTGCGATGGCCGTTTCGAGGCCGAGCATGTCGCCGACGTTCTTGCCCTGCTCCCACGCCGACAACATCTCGTGCACGTGCGAGATGTTGTAGCCCCGGTCGAGAAGGGAGGTGATCAGC is a genomic window of Mycobacterium sp. ITM-2016-00318 containing:
- a CDS encoding DMT family transporter: MPEWVVILLALAAAVTSALGIVIRQRATLTIPQDEGVSTTMFKKLLRNRLWWAGTAVAATGYGFQALALTWGSLILVVPLLVSALLFALPMSARMAHRRVTTHDWVWALVLTFGLAVFVLVARVQPGNYRPVPAVWILATVLCVVVVLGCVVGGARTEGRQRAVLIAAAVGVLFGVVAVLTKVTVQRLNEEGLWGTLVVPAPYLVVILGVAATLLQQSAFHAGALQASVPTMLVLEPLVAVLLGVVVLGEALKVTDPRTVALLAVAAAAMAAATIALGHDEGAFEEMLEAESTRREESETSG
- the guaA gene encoding glutamine-hydrolyzing GMP synthase; this encodes MQPAAPRPVLVVDFGAQYAQLIARRVREARVYSEVVPHTASIDEIKARDPQAIVLSGGPSSVYVEGAPQLDPGVFDLGVPVFGICYGFQAMAQTLGGTVARTGTSEYGRTELNVSGGQLHSELPERQPVWMSHGDAVTAAPEGFDVVASSAGAPVAGFENPARGLAGVQYHPEVMHSPHGQQVLSRFLHEFAGIDSTWTPANIADTLVEQVRSQIGEGRAICGLSGGVDSAVAAALVQRAIGDRLTCVFVDHGLLREGERAQVQRDFVAATGANLVTVDVADRFLQALSGVTNPEGKRKIIGREFIRAFEGAVRDIVDDTGSEVDFLVQGTLYPDVVESGGGSGTANIKSHHNVGGLPDDLTFTLVEPLRLLFKDEVRAVGRELGLPEEIVARQPFPGPGLGIRIIGEVTKDRLDTLRRADAIAREELTAAGLDNQIWQCPVVLLADIRSVGVQGDGRTYGHPIVLRPVSSEDAMTADWTRVPYEVLERISTRITNEVPEVNRVALDVTSKPPGTIEWE
- a CDS encoding SDR family oxidoreductase gives rise to the protein MVWRVKSEGVLDGKVAIVTGTSRGVGVGIAHELLRAGATVIGCSRSRLDALPGADQNEAWLQRSAQMVCDQGDFRAIDAMVGQVSDTYGHIDILVNNAGGTVPTPNVEDVPELVSKIQGAPRVEDDYERTALFHAFAVQMNLISPLWFALRVYRQMRTQDGIGSIINISSGAGHPAGSPTLVSYGAAKAGLNHLTRSLAEEWGPHARVNSLALGPTMTDNFRSIVLPKDDPHGEAYFRNVPLRRAGEPAEVGRVCVFLCSGAADFVNGTTIEIDGGMLPGVLYDAGLKTITDLL
- a CDS encoding MerR family transcriptional regulator, whose amino-acid sequence is MSGGRQPRQPAGAISTILGGVRRAERQIRRGSRDVVESAVSQLFDATVQPHGMEASGEYRIEELARMAGTTTRNIRVYRDRGLLHPPLRVGRIALFNDTHLTRLRLITSLLDRGYNISHVHEMLSAWEQGKNVGDMLGLETAIAGSWATEKPERMSVADAKRLVDDDPGFDRMVGLGVIRLEDGEAVIVRPTLIEAFNDIRQYGVATDKLIDLHEQIAPIIDQISGILVQAGIEEVVDRIKPGEALPPDTEIAELLTMLVRFRTQAVSAVSATLAFSIESTIESAVGQILGDFIAKEADGDASPEG